The following coding sequences are from one Halorubrum sp. BOL3-1 window:
- a CDS encoding cation diffusion facilitator family transporter produces MPSLWGSDDRARFQRVAAVNVAGNAVKIAVEGAAGLAFGSVALVADAAHSVADLVASAVVFVWGGSRYESADETHPHGHQRIEPLTALFVGTTIAILGLLLVREAVLGFVGPVDVTASPVLVAALLFAMVDMYLLYRYTELVNADLGSTALDALAVDSLNDIYTTIAALVGVFGVLLNVPVLDPVAGALVSALVVYQGVEIGRENVTYLVGGAPPPGDRDRVVAALRDHAAVEGVHDLTVFYDGTELEVEVHVEVDGTMTLREAHDIETELVTSLRALEDIGDVHVHLDPSGLGEWKDAPEA; encoded by the coding sequence ATGCCGAGTCTCTGGGGGAGCGACGACCGCGCCCGGTTCCAGCGGGTGGCGGCGGTGAACGTCGCGGGCAACGCGGTGAAGATCGCGGTCGAGGGCGCGGCGGGGCTCGCGTTCGGCAGCGTCGCCCTGGTGGCCGACGCGGCCCACTCCGTCGCCGACCTCGTCGCCAGCGCGGTCGTGTTCGTCTGGGGGGGATCGCGGTACGAGAGCGCCGACGAGACCCACCCGCACGGCCACCAGCGGATCGAGCCGCTGACGGCGCTCTTCGTCGGCACGACGATCGCGATCCTCGGTCTCCTCCTCGTTCGGGAGGCCGTGCTCGGGTTCGTCGGTCCGGTCGACGTGACCGCCAGCCCGGTCCTCGTCGCCGCGCTGTTGTTCGCGATGGTCGACATGTACCTGCTGTACCGGTACACGGAGCTGGTGAACGCGGACCTCGGGTCGACCGCGCTCGACGCCCTCGCGGTCGACAGTCTCAACGACATCTACACCACGATCGCCGCCTTGGTCGGCGTGTTCGGCGTGTTGCTGAACGTCCCGGTCCTCGATCCGGTCGCGGGGGCGCTCGTCAGCGCCCTCGTCGTGTATCAGGGGGTCGAGATCGGTCGCGAGAACGTCACGTACCTCGTCGGGGGAGCGCCGCCGCCGGGCGACCGCGACCGCGTCGTCGCCGCCCTCCGCGACCACGCCGCCGTCGAAGGGGTCCACGACCTCACCGTGTTCTACGACGGGACGGAGTTGGAGGTCGAGGTCCACGTCGAGGTCGACGGGACGATGACCCTCCGAGAGGCCCACGACATCGAGACGGAACTGGTCACGAGCCTCCGCGCGCTGGAGGATATCGGCGACGTCCACGTCCACCTCGACCCCTCCGGACTGGGGGAGTGGAAGGACGCGCCGGAGGCGTGA
- a CDS encoding YqjF family protein, translating into MPGRRWLEMTWRDGLFAHWPVDPEVVAASLPEGLSVATHDGDAYLGVVPFVMDDIRPRGVPMGLSFPELNLRTYVEGPNGSGVYFHSLDADDRLGVAVARGLFRLPYYRAETDVRRIEADGGADAAGVDADATDDRSVRFASRRVHEDVPHARFDATYAPAGEAFTPESGSLPAFLLENYRFYTAGESGRLYVGAIDHDPWTLRPATAEISADTLFAANGFDRPDGDPLLHYAEPIDVTADRIKRV; encoded by the coding sequence ATGCCCGGCCGCCGCTGGTTAGAGATGACGTGGCGGGACGGACTGTTCGCCCACTGGCCAGTCGACCCGGAGGTCGTCGCCGCGTCGCTGCCCGAGGGGCTGTCGGTCGCGACCCACGATGGCGACGCGTATCTCGGGGTCGTCCCGTTCGTGATGGACGACATCCGTCCGCGGGGGGTACCGATGGGGCTGTCGTTCCCCGAACTCAACCTCCGGACGTACGTCGAGGGACCGAACGGGTCCGGCGTGTACTTCCACAGCCTCGACGCCGACGACCGGCTCGGCGTCGCGGTCGCCCGGGGACTGTTCCGGCTGCCCTACTACCGGGCAGAGACCGACGTCCGGCGCATCGAAGCGGATGGCGGAGCCGACGCCGCGGGCGTCGACGCCGACGCGACCGACGACCGTTCGGTTCGGTTCGCGAGCCGGCGGGTCCACGAGGACGTTCCGCACGCCCGATTCGACGCGACCTACGCGCCGGCCGGCGAGGCGTTCACGCCCGAGTCGGGGTCGTTGCCGGCGTTCCTCCTGGAGAACTACCGCTTCTACACTGCGGGGGAAAGCGGTCGGCTGTACGTCGGCGCGATCGATCACGACCCGTGGACGCTGCGTCCGGCGACGGCAGAGATCAGTGCGGACACGCTGTTCGCGGCCAACGGGTTCGACCGGCCCGACGGCGACCCGCTACTCCACTACGCCGAGCCGATCGACGTCACCGCGGACCGGATCAAGCGGGTCTGA
- a CDS encoding Glu/Leu/Phe/Val dehydrogenase — protein MADDPFENMLAQMDRAEEYADVDHGVFERLKHPERTLKVTLPVELESGDVEVFEGYRCQFDSARGPFKGGVRFHPSVTQGEVEALAGWMTWKTALVDLPYGGAKGGVICEPKELTDRDLERLTRRYTEGIRRMIGPDTDVPAPDMNTDPQTMAWMMDTYSMYEGHSVPRVVTGKPLEIGGTPGRVEATGRGVSLVTERLFEYLDRDLSDAAVAIQGFGNVGSNAARLLDEAGANVVATSDVSGAAYDPDGLDVAALGAHVDAGGLVSEYVAGDLKGSADRSRWDDPDAITNAELLTLDVDVLIPAAVEGVITADNVDDLRASAIVEAANGPTTVAADEALTERDVQVVPDILANAGGVIVSYLEWVQNAQEFSWPLETVNAELERRIGDAFDKTVEQYDTKELPDLRTAAYTLALERTAKAHEYRGLFP, from the coding sequence CCGAGCCGAGGAGTACGCGGACGTGGATCACGGGGTGTTCGAGCGGCTTAAACACCCGGAGCGAACGCTCAAGGTGACGCTCCCGGTCGAGCTGGAGTCGGGCGATGTCGAGGTGTTCGAGGGGTACAGGTGCCAGTTCGACAGTGCGCGCGGGCCGTTCAAGGGCGGCGTCCGGTTCCACCCGTCGGTGACTCAAGGCGAAGTTGAGGCGCTCGCCGGCTGGATGACCTGGAAGACCGCACTGGTGGATCTCCCGTACGGCGGCGCGAAGGGCGGCGTGATCTGCGAGCCGAAGGAGCTCACCGACCGAGACCTCGAACGACTCACCCGACGCTACACCGAGGGGATCCGCCGGATGATCGGCCCGGACACCGACGTACCCGCGCCGGACATGAACACGGACCCGCAGACGATGGCGTGGATGATGGACACCTACTCGATGTACGAGGGCCACTCCGTCCCGCGGGTCGTCACCGGGAAGCCGCTGGAGATCGGCGGGACGCCCGGTCGCGTCGAGGCGACCGGGCGCGGGGTCTCGCTCGTCACGGAGCGGCTCTTCGAGTACCTCGACCGCGACCTCTCCGACGCGGCGGTCGCGATTCAGGGGTTCGGAAACGTCGGGTCGAACGCGGCCCGACTCCTCGACGAGGCGGGCGCAAACGTGGTCGCGACCTCGGACGTGTCGGGGGCCGCCTACGACCCCGACGGACTCGACGTGGCGGCGCTCGGCGCGCACGTCGACGCCGGCGGCCTCGTCTCCGAGTACGTCGCGGGCGATCTCAAGGGCAGCGCCGATCGCTCCCGCTGGGACGACCCGGACGCGATCACCAACGCGGAGCTGCTGACCCTCGACGTCGACGTGCTCATCCCGGCCGCCGTCGAGGGCGTGATCACCGCCGACAACGTCGACGACCTCCGGGCGTCGGCGATCGTCGAGGCCGCCAATGGCCCGACGACCGTCGCGGCCGACGAGGCGCTCACCGAGCGCGACGTTCAGGTCGTGCCGGACATCCTCGCGAACGCGGGCGGCGTCATCGTCTCGTACCTGGAGTGGGTCCAGAACGCGCAGGAGTTCTCGTGGCCCCTGGAGACGGTCAACGCTGAGCTGGAGCGCCGTATCGGCGACGCGTTCGACAAGACTGTCGAGCAGTACGACACCAAGGAGCTCCCCGACCTGCGGACCGCCGCGTACACGCTCGCCTTGGAGCGCACGGCGAAGGCCCACGAGTACCGCGGGCTGTTCCCGTGA